The following coding sequences are from one Streptomyces sp. NBC_01294 window:
- a CDS encoding inositol monophosphatase family protein → MISEELKAELLDVGLEAARQAGALLRDGRPADLAVAATKTSPIDVVTEMDIAAEKLITGILAERRPTDGLLGEEGADTPGTSGVRWVVDPLDGTVNYLYGLPSWGVSIAAEYEGRSVVGVVAAPMRGETYHAVLGGGAWMGTTRLACRPAAPLDQALLGTGFAYVQTRRAHQAGVVARIIPVVRDIRRGGSAALDLCDVAAGRLDGYYERGLNPWDLAAGDLIAREAGALTGGRPGEPASGELALAATPAVFASLQPLLDEAGAWHD, encoded by the coding sequence GTGATCTCCGAAGAGCTGAAGGCCGAACTGCTGGACGTGGGCCTGGAGGCCGCCCGGCAGGCCGGGGCTCTGCTGCGCGACGGCCGCCCGGCCGATCTGGCGGTGGCCGCGACGAAGACCAGCCCGATCGACGTGGTGACCGAGATGGACATCGCGGCGGAGAAGCTGATCACCGGCATCCTCGCCGAACGGCGTCCCACGGACGGGCTGCTGGGCGAAGAGGGCGCGGACACCCCGGGGACGAGCGGCGTGCGCTGGGTCGTCGACCCGCTGGACGGCACCGTGAACTACCTCTACGGGCTCCCGAGCTGGGGCGTGTCCATCGCGGCCGAGTACGAGGGCCGGAGCGTCGTGGGCGTCGTGGCGGCGCCGATGCGCGGGGAGACGTACCACGCGGTGCTGGGCGGCGGTGCCTGGATGGGCACGACCCGCCTCGCCTGCCGGCCGGCGGCGCCGCTGGACCAGGCGCTGCTCGGGACCGGCTTCGCGTACGTGCAGACCCGGCGGGCCCATCAGGCCGGGGTCGTGGCGCGGATCATCCCCGTGGTGCGGGACATCAGGCGGGGCGGGTCGGCGGCGCTGGACCTGTGCGACGTGGCCGCGGGGCGGCTGGACGGGTACTACGAGCGGGGCCTGAACCCCTGGGACCTGGCGGCCGGTGACCTGATCGCCCGGGAGGCGGGGGCCCTGACGGGCGGCCGTCCGGGTGAGCCGGCCTCAGGGGAGCTGGCGCTGGCGGCCACGCCGGCCGTGTTCGCCTCGCTGCAGCCGCTGCTGGACGAGGCCGGGGCCTGGCACGACTGA
- a CDS encoding ferrochelatase, producing MSDQLSPPAGGSAAPYDALLLLSFGGPEGPDDVVPFLENVTRGRGIPRERLKEVGQHYFGFGGVSPINAQNRALLDALRKDFAGHGLDLPVYWGNRNWAPYLTDVMREMAADGRRRIAVLATSAYASYSGCRQYRENLADALATLAEEGLELPRVDKLRHYFNHPGFVDPMIEGVEAALAALPEEVRAGAHLAFTTHSIPTAAADTSGPVEDHTEGGEGGAYVKQHLDVARVIADEVAVRTGVMHPWQLVYQSRSGAPHIPWLEPDICDHLEALHADGAPAVVMVPIGFVSDHMEVLYDLDTEATAKAAELGLPVVRSATVGADPSFAGAVRELVLERAAKERGEPAGECWVGMLGQSHDLCAVGCCPARAPRPAAAGADSPYAWEEGQ from the coding sequence ATGTCAGACCAGCTCTCCCCGCCCGCCGGCGGGTCCGCCGCCCCGTACGACGCCCTGCTGCTGCTCTCCTTCGGCGGTCCCGAAGGACCCGACGACGTCGTGCCGTTCCTGGAGAACGTCACGCGCGGGCGCGGCATCCCGCGCGAGCGGCTCAAGGAGGTCGGGCAGCACTACTTCGGCTTCGGCGGGGTCAGCCCGATCAACGCGCAGAACCGCGCGCTGCTGGACGCGCTGCGCAAGGACTTCGCCGGGCACGGGCTGGACCTGCCGGTCTACTGGGGCAACCGGAACTGGGCCCCGTACCTGACCGACGTGATGCGGGAGATGGCCGCCGACGGGCGGCGCCGGATCGCGGTGCTCGCGACCAGCGCCTACGCCTCGTACTCGGGCTGCCGGCAGTACCGCGAGAACCTCGCCGACGCGCTGGCCACCCTCGCCGAGGAGGGTCTGGAGCTGCCGCGGGTCGACAAGCTGCGGCACTACTTCAACCACCCCGGCTTCGTGGACCCCATGATCGAGGGGGTGGAGGCGGCGCTCGCGGCGCTGCCCGAGGAGGTGCGCGCCGGCGCGCACCTCGCCTTCACCACCCACTCCATCCCGACCGCGGCGGCGGACACCTCAGGCCCGGTCGAGGACCACACCGAGGGCGGCGAGGGCGGGGCGTACGTCAAGCAGCACCTCGACGTCGCCCGGGTGATCGCGGACGAGGTGGCCGTGCGGACCGGTGTCATGCACCCCTGGCAGCTCGTCTACCAGTCCCGCAGCGGCGCCCCGCACATCCCGTGGCTGGAGCCGGACATCTGCGACCACCTGGAGGCCCTGCACGCCGACGGCGCGCCCGCCGTCGTCATGGTGCCCATCGGCTTCGTCTCCGACCACATGGAAGTCCTGTACGACCTCGACACCGAGGCCACCGCCAAGGCGGCCGAACTGGGCCTGCCCGTCGTGCGCTCCGCGACCGTCGGAGCCGATCCGTCCTTCGCCGGGGCCGTACGGGAGCTCGTGCTGGAGCGGGCCGCCAAGGAGCGCGGAGAGCCGGCCGGGGAGTGCTGGGTGGGCATGCTGGGCCAGAGCCATGACCTGTGCGCGGTGGGCTGCTGCCCGGCGCGGGCGCCCCGGCCGGCGGCCGCGGGCGCGGACAGTCCGTACGCGTGGGAAGAGGGACAGTGA
- a CDS encoding MFS transporter, whose amino-acid sequence MPSPYRAIFATPGTKGFTAAGLLGRMPLSMVGIGVLTMITELGGSYALAGGITATIALSAAAVGPQVSRMVDQYGQRRVLRPATLIAAAAVTGLLVAAANDWPSWTLFAFAVVAGCVPSVGSMVRARWTALFRDTPQLHTAYSFESIVDELCFIVGPPLAATLSAGWFPEAGPVVALVCLLTGVWWLTALTATEPEPHPHQEHTDRSSALRSPGLQVLVATFVATGAIFGSVDVATLAFAAEHGNKSLGGVFLAVWAFGSCLAGIVFGLLHFKGKAEPRWVLGISAMAVSMIPLLLAGNLPFLAVALFVSGLAIAPTMITTMALIEAHVPHAKLTEGMTWISTGLAVGIALGSSVTGWVVDTAGAQTGYVVSVSAGVAAAAVAFAGYRRLTRPAQGEEPATDGDGDSREEQRGTDRVA is encoded by the coding sequence TTGCCCAGTCCCTACCGCGCGATATTCGCGACCCCCGGCACCAAGGGGTTCACAGCCGCCGGCCTGCTGGGCCGGATGCCGCTGTCCATGGTGGGCATCGGTGTCCTCACGATGATCACCGAGCTGGGCGGCAGCTACGCCCTCGCCGGCGGCATCACCGCCACCATCGCCCTGTCCGCCGCGGCCGTGGGCCCCCAGGTGTCCCGGATGGTCGACCAGTACGGACAGCGGCGGGTGCTGCGCCCGGCCACCCTGATCGCGGCCGCCGCGGTGACCGGACTGCTGGTGGCGGCGGCCAATGACTGGCCGAGCTGGACCCTCTTCGCCTTCGCCGTCGTCGCCGGATGCGTGCCCAGCGTCGGGTCGATGGTCCGGGCACGCTGGACGGCCCTGTTCCGCGACACCCCGCAGCTGCACACGGCCTACTCGTTCGAGTCGATCGTCGACGAGCTCTGCTTCATCGTCGGCCCGCCGCTGGCCGCGACGCTGTCGGCCGGCTGGTTCCCCGAGGCCGGTCCGGTGGTCGCCCTCGTCTGCCTGCTGACGGGCGTGTGGTGGCTGACGGCGCTGACCGCCACCGAGCCCGAGCCGCATCCGCACCAGGAGCACACGGACCGGTCCTCGGCGCTGCGCTCCCCCGGCCTCCAGGTCCTGGTGGCGACCTTCGTCGCGACCGGCGCGATCTTCGGCTCCGTGGACGTGGCCACGCTGGCCTTCGCCGCGGAACACGGCAACAAGTCCCTCGGCGGGGTGTTCCTGGCGGTCTGGGCGTTCGGATCCTGCCTGGCCGGCATCGTCTTCGGCCTGCTGCACTTCAAAGGCAAGGCCGAACCTCGCTGGGTACTGGGCATCAGTGCGATGGCCGTGAGTATGATCCCCCTCCTACTGGCCGGGAACTTGCCGTTTCTGGCCGTGGCGCTCTTCGTCTCGGGCCTCGCCATCGCTCCCACGATGATCACCACGATGGCCCTGATCGAGGCGCACGTGCCACACGCGAAGCTGACCGAGGGCATGACCTGGATCAGCACCGGCCTCGCGGTCGGAATCGCGCTCGGGTCCTCCGTGACCGGCTGGGTCGTCGACACAGCCGGTGCGCAGACCGGGTACGTCGTCTCCGTATCGGCGGGAGTGGCCGCGGCGGCGGTTGCGTTCGCGGGATACCGCCGGCTGACGAGGCCGGCGCAAGGGGAGGAGCCAGCAACCGATGGGGACGGCGACAGCAGGGAAGAGCAGCGGGGCACGGACCGCGTGGCATAA
- a CDS encoding D-arabinono-1,4-lactone oxidase, producing MGTATAGKSSGARTAWHNWAGNVTATPTRVVTPATVGELQEEVRRAAEQGLRVKAVGTGHSFTAAAATDGVLVRPQALAGIRSIDRAAGTVTVAAGTVLKDLNQALAGEGLSLTNMGDIMEQTVSGAIGTGTHGTGRDSASIAAQIRGLELVTADGRLLTCSEKENPEVFAAARIGIGALGIVTAITFAVEPLFLLTAREEPMGFDRVTAEFDEHFAENEHFEFYWFPHTGNCNTKRNNRSQGPAAPPGPVSAWIEDELLSNGLFQAVNSLGRAVPATIPGIARVASRALSARTYTDIPYRVFTSPRRVRFVEMEYALPREQVVEALRELRAMVDRSSLRISFPVEVRTAPADDITLSTASGRETAYIAVHMYKGTPYQAYFTAAERIFTAHGGRPHWGKVHTRDAEYFAEVYPRFGEFTALRDDLDPDRVFGNDYLRRVLGD from the coding sequence ATGGGGACGGCGACAGCAGGGAAGAGCAGCGGGGCACGGACCGCGTGGCATAACTGGGCGGGCAACGTCACCGCCACCCCCACCCGCGTGGTGACCCCGGCCACGGTCGGGGAGCTCCAGGAGGAGGTCCGCCGGGCCGCCGAGCAGGGGCTGCGGGTGAAGGCGGTCGGCACCGGCCACTCCTTCACCGCGGCCGCCGCGACCGACGGGGTGCTCGTACGACCGCAGGCCCTGGCCGGGATCCGGTCGATCGACCGGGCCGCCGGCACCGTCACGGTGGCGGCGGGCACGGTTCTGAAGGACCTGAACCAGGCCCTGGCCGGGGAGGGTCTCTCGCTCACCAACATGGGCGACATCATGGAGCAGACGGTGTCCGGCGCCATCGGCACCGGCACCCACGGCACCGGCCGCGACTCGGCCTCCATCGCCGCCCAGATCCGCGGCCTGGAACTGGTGACCGCCGACGGCCGGCTGCTGACGTGCTCCGAGAAGGAGAACCCCGAGGTCTTCGCGGCCGCCCGGATCGGCATCGGCGCGCTGGGCATCGTCACCGCGATCACCTTCGCCGTGGAGCCGCTCTTCCTCCTGACCGCCCGTGAGGAGCCGATGGGCTTCGACCGGGTGACGGCCGAGTTCGACGAGCACTTCGCGGAGAACGAGCACTTCGAGTTCTACTGGTTCCCGCACACCGGCAACTGCAACACCAAGCGGAACAACCGCAGCCAGGGTCCCGCCGCCCCGCCCGGGCCGGTGAGCGCCTGGATCGAGGACGAGCTCCTCTCCAACGGCCTCTTCCAGGCCGTCAACTCCCTGGGCCGCGCGGTCCCGGCCACCATTCCGGGCATCGCCCGCGTGGCCAGCCGCGCCCTGTCGGCGCGGACCTACACGGACATCCCGTACAGGGTGTTCACCAGTCCGCGCCGGGTGCGGTTCGTGGAGATGGAGTACGCCCTCCCGCGCGAGCAGGTGGTCGAGGCGCTGCGGGAGCTGCGGGCGATGGTCGACCGCTCCTCGCTGCGGATCAGCTTCCCGGTGGAGGTGCGGACGGCTCCGGCGGACGACATCACGCTGTCGACGGCCTCCGGGCGCGAGACGGCGTACATCGCGGTGCACATGTACAAGGGCACCCCCTACCAGGCCTACTTCACGGCGGCCGAGCGCATCTTCACCGCGCACGGCGGCCGGCCGCACTGGGGCAAGGTGCACACGCGGGACGCGGAGTACTTCGCCGAGGTCTACCCGCGGTTCGGCGAGTTCACCGCGCTCCGGGACGACCTCGACCCGGACCGGGTCTTCGGCAACGACTACCTGCGGCGCGTCCTCGGGGACTGA